The window GGTGCGTGGGCCGGGATACGCCGCCGAGAGGCGCGTCCCGGCCCACTGTCGCATCTGGGGGAGGTTCGAAATCTTTAGGCCACTGCGCTAGCAAGCAGGAATGTCACGCCGCGCACTCATCGCCTGCTTGCTGCTGGTCCTGCCCTATGCCTATGTCGCGTGGTACTGGGCGAGCCTGCTACTCTTCTGCCACGAATGCCGCATTTCCGGCGACATGATCTTCTATACGCTGGTGCTGTTGTTCGCGACGCCGATCGTCCTGATCGCGGTCGGCGGAACGGCCTTCTTCAGCGCGAAAAGGGGTGTCGAGGACAGCCTCGCCCGGCAGGATTACACCGGGGCCGGAGTGAGCGGCGGCTGCGCGGTGCTGGGACTGAAGGCGCTGGTGGCAGGCGGAGTCCTGCTCGCGGCATTCCTGTTCTACTGGCTCGATGCGCCCGAACCGGGCCGCGACCGGCTGGGCCGCATCTGCGAGGAAAGTGCTAACGGCTCGCGCATCCATTGCAGGCCGGATCCTTCGCGATCGAAAAAGCCCTGGTCGCTGGACTGAGGCCGTCGAGCAAATAGACCTTGCTCCAGTCGGAACGGCCGAAGGCGCTCGTCCCGTCTAGCAGGATACGTACGGCCTGCATCGCGGCAAAGGTCGCCACCCAGCCGGCCATGGCGCCCAGCATTCCGTCTTCGGCGCAGGTGTCGCAATCTTCCGCGTCGAAGGCATCGCCCACGAAACAGCGATAGCAGGCCTCTTCGTCGAGGTGCCCGGCAAAGGCTCCGACCTGTCCCTGGAACCGGCCCACGGCAGCCGACAGCAGCGGAACGCCGGCGCGCACGCAGGCATCCGACACGGCGAGACGGGTGGCGAAATTGTCCGTCCCGTCGAGCACGAGATCCGCGCATGCGACAAGGGCGTCGACGTTCTCGGCATCGATCCGGCGGTCGCTGATCTCGACGTCGAGCGCCGGGTCGAACAGCTTCACCCAGCGCTTGGCGCAGGTCGCCTTGCCGAAGCCGATATCGCGTTCATTGTAGAGCGTCTGGCGCTGGAGGTTGCTGGCATCGACCTTGTCATCATCGACCAGGGTCAGCTTCCCGATCCCCGCCGCGGCCAGATATTGCAACGCGGGCGAGCCGATCCCGCCAAGCCCGACC of the Qipengyuania gaetbuli genome contains:
- a CDS encoding HesA/MoeB/ThiF family protein, producing MSLPENRLERFARHIVLPEIGGAGQVALAQKHLVLVGLGGIGSPALQYLAAAGIGKLTLVDDDKVDASNLQRQTLYNERDIGFGKATCAKRWVKLFDPALDVEISDRRIDAENVDALVACADLVLDGTDNFATRLAVSDACVRAGVPLLSAAVGRFQGQVGAFAGHLDEEACYRCFVGDAFDAEDCDTCAEDGMLGAMAGWVATFAAMQAVRILLDGTSAFGRSDWSKVYLLDGLSPATRAFSIAKDPACNGCASR